A genomic region of Cuculus canorus isolate bCucCan1 chromosome 24, bCucCan1.pri, whole genome shotgun sequence contains the following coding sequences:
- the RHEX gene encoding regulator of hemoglobinization and erythroid cell expansion protein isoform X1 has protein sequence MWSSMKLILVDCRQGLLPASVPPETSRASPAVAPGRLAGRMCTCQWWIPVATSAIALVLYALLLLTLYIMLSRKIASHSCGKQASSSPAAQPQQPPTSSAGGEGGHRPTYAGKGRSCSDRGSSDTSSETSEDSDSSPACPQGPCSEENLNYTSLVFPAQGPGPGSSRDYKNMKTGPDYVNVDPKKRKVDYWPCSSPVASKSIEYTEVKL, from the exons ATGTGGAGCAGCATGAAGCTCATTCTGGTTGATTGCCGCCAGGGCTTGCTGCCTGCCTCTGTCCCCCCAGAGACCTCCAGGGCTTCACCAGCCGTCGCACCAGGACGCCTCGCAGGGAGGATGTGCACCTGCCAGTG GTGGATACCGGTTGCCACCTCAGCCATCGCCTTGGTCCTATACGCTCTCCTCTTACTAACTCTTTACATCATGCTCAGCAGGAAAATAG CCAGCCATTCCTGCGGGAAGCAGGcgagcagcagccctgcagcacagccccaaCAGCCTCCGACCTCCTCGgcgggaggggaaggagggcaCAGACCGACCTACGCGGGGAAGGGGAGATCCTGCAGCGACCGAG GGAGCAGCGACACGTCTTCAGAGACCTCGGAGGACTCGgacagcagccctgcctgcccgcAG GGTCCTTGCTCAGAAGAAAACCTCAATTATACATCCTTGGTCTTCCCGGCACAAGGCCCTGGGCCAGGCTCCTCCAGGGATTACAAGAACATGAAGACTGGGCCAGACTATGTCAACGTGGACCCCAAGAAGAGGAAAGTGGATTACTggccctgctccagccctgtggcATCCAAGTCCATTGAGTACACTGAGGTGAAGCTGTGA
- the RHEX gene encoding regulator of hemoglobinization and erythroid cell expansion protein isoform X2, whose product MCTCQWWIPVATSAIALVLYALLLLTLYIMLSRKIASHSCGKQASSSPAAQPQQPPTSSAGGEGGHRPTYAGKGRSCSDRGSSDTSSETSEDSDSSPACPQGPCSEENLNYTSLVFPAQGPGPGSSRDYKNMKTGPDYVNVDPKKRKVDYWPCSSPVASKSIEYTEVKL is encoded by the exons ATGTGCACCTGCCAGTG GTGGATACCGGTTGCCACCTCAGCCATCGCCTTGGTCCTATACGCTCTCCTCTTACTAACTCTTTACATCATGCTCAGCAGGAAAATAG CCAGCCATTCCTGCGGGAAGCAGGcgagcagcagccctgcagcacagccccaaCAGCCTCCGACCTCCTCGgcgggaggggaaggagggcaCAGACCGACCTACGCGGGGAAGGGGAGATCCTGCAGCGACCGAG GGAGCAGCGACACGTCTTCAGAGACCTCGGAGGACTCGgacagcagccctgcctgcccgcAG GGTCCTTGCTCAGAAGAAAACCTCAATTATACATCCTTGGTCTTCCCGGCACAAGGCCCTGGGCCAGGCTCCTCCAGGGATTACAAGAACATGAAGACTGGGCCAGACTATGTCAACGTGGACCCCAAGAAGAGGAAAGTGGATTACTggccctgctccagccctgtggcATCCAAGTCCATTGAGTACACTGAGGTGAAGCTGTGA